A region of Streptomyces sp. NBC_01264 DNA encodes the following proteins:
- a CDS encoding DUF1996 domain-containing protein has protein sequence MRDNDSTQDPARRDGAGHKRRTRPLYKALATASALILGGGGVVIASQAASAGQDSARRAPVTATIDCPDVGERLREVPDQARGEVDRELAGLDTQIAEAYQRLATGKAPADALLGELKERRGTSIGRVSEAIGRNTTRPEGLAELSTCTMREAPAAEEDTARGGAGDVALKGGPARSDFVPIGSVKPNVRRPAPKSGASKGSLSVQCGRNEERHLNPDNVIVAPGVSNGAHHMHDYVGNRTTDAFSTNNSLAASGTTCTNGDLSTYYWPVLRLRDGKAEQDAGAPGGGQDANVGTILRPKQVTIEFRGSPVSRVTAMPRFLRIITGDAKAFTNGPANANASWSCTGFENRQLKDKYPICPKGTDVVRTFAFQSCWDGKNTDSANHRTHVAFAGRDGSCPAGFKAVPQLVQRIVYATAPGARFAVDSFPEQLHKPVTDHGDFINVMPDELMARAVRCVNGGRTCR, from the coding sequence ATGCGCGACAACGACTCCACGCAAGACCCGGCGCGCCGGGACGGGGCAGGACACAAACGCAGGACGCGCCCCCTGTACAAGGCGCTGGCCACCGCCTCCGCACTGATCCTGGGCGGCGGCGGGGTCGTGATCGCGAGCCAGGCCGCCTCCGCGGGCCAGGACTCGGCGCGCCGGGCGCCGGTGACGGCCACCATCGACTGCCCCGACGTGGGCGAGCGGCTGCGCGAGGTCCCCGACCAGGCGCGCGGCGAGGTGGACCGGGAACTCGCCGGGCTCGACACCCAGATCGCCGAGGCCTACCAGCGGCTCGCCACCGGCAAGGCTCCGGCGGACGCGCTGCTCGGCGAGCTGAAGGAGCGCCGCGGCACCTCGATCGGCCGGGTCTCCGAGGCGATCGGGCGGAACACCACCCGCCCCGAAGGGCTGGCGGAGCTGAGCACCTGCACGATGCGGGAGGCGCCGGCCGCCGAGGAGGACACCGCCCGGGGCGGCGCGGGCGACGTCGCCCTGAAGGGCGGCCCGGCCCGCTCCGACTTCGTCCCCATCGGCTCGGTCAAGCCGAACGTGCGGCGCCCGGCCCCCAAGTCCGGTGCCTCCAAGGGCTCCCTCTCGGTGCAGTGCGGCCGCAACGAGGAGCGCCACCTTAACCCCGACAACGTGATCGTCGCCCCCGGGGTGAGCAACGGCGCCCACCACATGCACGATTACGTCGGCAACAGGACCACGGACGCCTTCTCCACGAACAACAGCCTCGCCGCCTCGGGGACCACCTGCACCAACGGTGACCTCTCCACCTACTACTGGCCGGTGCTGAGGCTGCGCGACGGAAAGGCCGAGCAGGACGCGGGAGCCCCCGGCGGCGGCCAGGACGCCAACGTGGGCACGATCCTGCGACCGAAGCAGGTGACCATCGAATTCCGGGGGAGCCCCGTCTCCCGCGTCACCGCCATGCCCCGCTTCCTGCGGATCATCACGGGCGACGCGAAGGCCTTCACCAACGGCCCGGCCAACGCCAACGCCTCGTGGAGCTGCACCGGATTCGAGAACCGGCAGCTGAAGGACAAGTACCCGATCTGTCCCAAGGGGACGGACGTGGTGCGGACCTTCGCCTTCCAGAGCTGCTGGGACGGAAAGAACACCGACAGCGCCAACCACCGCACGCACGTGGCCTTCGCCGGACGTGACGGATCCTGCCCGGCGGGCTTCAAGGCCGTGCCGCAACTGGTGCAGCGGATCGTCTACGCGACTGCGCCCGGAGCACGCTTCGCGGTGGACAGCTTCCCCGAGCAGCTCCACAAACCGGTGACCGACCACGGCGACTTCATCAACGTCATGCCGGACGAGCTGATGGCCCGCGCGGTGCGGTGCGTCAACGGCGGACGCACCTGCCGCTGA
- a CDS encoding DUF4142 domain-containing protein, giving the protein MLSIRRTNLGGMSVASRHVMGTGIVIGALALTLIALLIPVRSFGGAGAAAAPALSPAPGSASAPADDDGTGVMNTAFGPLTPQDREFVRKVRLAGLWELPAGRQAQERGTRRSVRTAGEHLVEGHTELDRRVLEVGEALGVELPDRPSGQQQAWLDQLDRAQGPAYEGLFVQLLRRAHGKVFTLVAQVRAQTRNSVVRELATDANTTVLDHIAVLEASGLVDFEGLADSAPTAAPPGAARPAAPSPAGLSPTDPSPTDTRPRK; this is encoded by the coding sequence GTGCTGTCCATTCGTCGGACGAACCTCGGCGGCATGTCGGTCGCTTCGCGGCACGTGATGGGTACGGGCATCGTCATCGGCGCCCTCGCCCTGACCCTGATCGCGCTGCTGATTCCGGTACGGAGCTTCGGCGGCGCCGGCGCCGCGGCCGCCCCGGCCCTCTCGCCGGCCCCCGGCTCCGCCTCCGCTCCGGCGGATGACGACGGCACCGGGGTGATGAACACGGCCTTCGGGCCGCTGACCCCGCAGGACCGCGAGTTCGTGCGCAAGGTCCGACTCGCCGGCCTGTGGGAGCTGCCCGCGGGCCGGCAGGCCCAGGAGCGGGGGACCCGCAGGTCGGTGCGGACGGCCGGCGAGCACCTCGTGGAAGGGCACACCGAACTGGACCGGCGGGTCCTGGAGGTCGGCGAGGCGCTCGGCGTCGAGCTCCCAGACCGGCCGTCCGGGCAGCAGCAGGCCTGGCTCGACCAGCTCGACCGGGCCCAAGGACCCGCGTACGAAGGGCTGTTCGTGCAGCTGCTGCGGCGGGCCCACGGGAAGGTCTTCACGCTCGTCGCTCAAGTGCGGGCGCAGACCCGCAACTCGGTGGTCCGCGAGCTCGCCACGGACGCCAACACCACCGTCCTGGACCACATCGCGGTTCTCGAAGCGAGCGGCCTGGTCGATTTCGAAGGCCTCGCGGACAGCGCGCCGACGGCCGCCCCTCCCGGGGCCGCCCGTCCCGCCGCCCCCTCTCCCGCCGGTCTCTCTCCCACGGACCCCTCTCCCACGGACACCCGACCGAGGAAGTGA
- a CDS encoding alpha/beta hydrolase, translated as MRKKRLASLLAAAGLLASTVPLLAAAQASAADTDGTTTTATVQADSAYLRQKPSWHRCDAEQPASFECATIKVPLDYRRPAGRTLDLAISRVRSTNPAKRHGVLLMNPGGPGGSGLDLPVAFGEVVPPAVAEQYDLIGFDPRGVGASSPISCGLTDAEQGIDRPYHPGSFPSDVAWARTIAEKCRAKAGSVLPYITTRNTARDMDTIRAVLGERKLSYLGYSYGTYLGSVYTQMFPGRTDRFVLDSGVDPDLIWRNMFRNWATESEPAFARWTRWAAQRSGEYHLGESPAAVSKTFWDLVARADRDPIVFQGEKINGDDIRGARALFFYPAQVTPLMVALKDAAEGKPAVTPGASGPDFSMKRALAGQAGAPAEPASDNGVAVLWSVVCGDTDSWPRDPERYRRDAVRDKAAYPLYGDFASNIKPCAFWPRPLEAETPMKTPARVLTVQNEWDSQTPLASGQGLHRALKGSRMVLALGGEGHGVYLADPSSCASAPVTAYLTTGRLPARDITCRTPSPGADRQGAPAKPLPIPSGPGRF; from the coding sequence GTGCGCAAGAAACGACTGGCATCCCTCCTGGCCGCCGCAGGGCTCCTCGCGAGTACCGTGCCGCTGCTCGCCGCCGCCCAGGCCTCCGCCGCCGACACCGACGGCACCACCACCACCGCCACCGTCCAGGCGGACTCCGCGTACCTGCGGCAGAAGCCCTCCTGGCACCGGTGCGACGCCGAGCAGCCGGCCTCGTTCGAGTGCGCCACCATCAAGGTGCCGCTCGACTACCGGCGGCCCGCGGGACGCACTCTCGACCTGGCGATATCCCGGGTGCGGAGCACCAACCCCGCCAAGCGGCACGGGGTCCTCCTGATGAATCCGGGCGGGCCGGGCGGGAGCGGGCTCGATCTGCCGGTGGCCTTCGGCGAGGTGGTCCCCCCGGCGGTGGCCGAACAGTACGACCTCATCGGCTTCGATCCGCGCGGGGTCGGCGCCAGCAGTCCCATCAGCTGCGGGCTGACCGACGCCGAGCAGGGCATCGACCGGCCGTACCACCCCGGGTCCTTCCCCTCCGACGTGGCCTGGGCGCGCACCATCGCCGAGAAGTGCCGGGCGAAGGCCGGCTCGGTGCTGCCGTACATCACGACCCGCAACACCGCCCGCGACATGGACACGATCCGGGCCGTGCTGGGCGAGCGGAAGCTCTCGTACCTGGGCTACTCCTACGGTACGTACCTCGGCTCGGTGTACACGCAGATGTTCCCCGGCCGGACCGACCGCTTCGTGCTCGACAGCGGCGTCGACCCGGACCTGATCTGGCGGAACATGTTCCGGAACTGGGCCACGGAGTCCGAGCCGGCTTTCGCCCGGTGGACGCGGTGGGCGGCGCAGCGCTCGGGCGAGTACCACCTCGGCGAGAGCCCGGCGGCCGTGTCGAAGACCTTCTGGGACCTGGTGGCGCGTGCCGACCGGGATCCGATCGTCTTCCAGGGGGAGAAGATCAACGGGGACGACATCCGGGGAGCCCGCGCGCTGTTCTTCTATCCGGCGCAGGTCACCCCGCTGATGGTGGCGCTGAAGGACGCCGCCGAGGGAAAGCCCGCCGTCACTCCGGGCGCCTCCGGGCCGGACTTCAGCATGAAGCGGGCGCTCGCCGGCCAAGCCGGGGCGCCGGCCGAGCCCGCCTCCGACAACGGGGTCGCCGTCCTGTGGAGCGTGGTGTGCGGGGACACCGACTCCTGGCCGCGCGATCCCGAGCGCTACCGGCGCGACGCGGTCCGTGACAAGGCCGCGTACCCGCTGTACGGGGACTTCGCCTCGAACATCAAGCCTTGCGCGTTCTGGCCGCGCCCCCTCGAGGCCGAGACGCCGATGAAGACGCCGGCCCGTGTGCTGACGGTGCAGAACGAGTGGGACTCGCAGACCCCGCTGGCGAGCGGCCAGGGCCTGCACCGGGCGTTGAAGGGCTCGCGGATGGTGCTGGCCCTGGGCGGTGAGGGCCACGGGGTGTACCTGGCCGACCCCTCCTCCTGCGCCTCCGCGCCGGTCACCGCGTACCTGACCACGGGACGGCTGCCCGCGCGGGACATCACCTGCCGTACGCCGTCACCCGGCGCGGACAGGCAGGGTGCGCCGGCGAAGCCGCTGCCGATTCCGTCCGGACCCGGGCGCTTCTGA
- a CDS encoding SRPBCC family protein produces MSGLFEASVEIDRPVAEVFAYLADGRNDPEFSPRVQRITRTPDGPTAVGTVFRSTVKDAGMKTAREFRITELDAPVRIRWTELSHNLVTAEGGYALAELPGGRTRLRVFNTLTGHGFGRLLVGLALSAARKDAPDFGRRIKAAAEASPRPE; encoded by the coding sequence ATGTCCGGACTGTTCGAGGCGAGCGTCGAGATCGACCGGCCCGTCGCCGAGGTGTTCGCGTACCTCGCGGACGGGCGCAACGACCCGGAGTTCAGCCCGCGCGTCCAGCGGATCACCCGGACGCCCGACGGCCCGACCGCCGTCGGGACGGTCTTCCGCAGCACGGTGAAGGACGCCGGGATGAAGACCGCCAGGGAGTTCCGGATCACCGAACTCGACGCGCCGGTGCGGATCCGCTGGACGGAGCTGAGCCACAACCTGGTGACCGCCGAGGGCGGCTACGCCCTGGCCGAACTCCCCGGCGGGCGGACGAGGTTGCGCGTCTTCAACACCCTGACCGGGCACGGCTTCGGCCGCCTCCTCGTCGGCCTGGCCCTCAGCGCGGCGCGCAAGGACGCCCCCGACTTCGGCCGCCGGATCAAGGCGGCGGCGGAGGCGTCCCCACGGCCGGAGTGA
- a CDS encoding FUSC family protein: MRAALKELRTGTGPLPTAARRAVRVTLAAGLGFYAFLYGLDRPVEATYALFAAVALAGLSRIPGSGRLRARVVARVLPAACALVVLGTYLSVRTWAAVAGMLVIGFCVAFSSAAGPRLGGAAPGLQLLYILPSFPPYAPDTLGQRLTGTVVGVLLLIVAEATVLPDPAVPGYRDLAAAAASEAARCAEVLERPPHALPAADIARAAERSQALRPSRVDEAHRPAGPGVRERALAHTGLAARTLLARLRSLPPPEPGSQGGARGGLDLVQAVRESAAGTAGLLGSGTPPATDSTRLRDLQVSLARTPVTGPGPGFRNAALVELADAALVLRGAAGIAVRGRAGAVDAAGPGVGSVAGPADRFWYAGEGPVLLWWRRLAGNSGPRSVHFQNAVRIGVALAFARAVAGLDSLPHGFWAMLAVLSLTRTNAEQTRATVRLALIGTLVGAVAAGGVLALAGEASTVYAIVLPPLMLFAFCVGPVRGVGWAQAMFTLVVAMAFAQLAPTTWQLAEVRFLDVLVGSAIGTVCGLLAWPRGAHDELGRAVAVLLHAAADDVQAATAAFGRARAVEPDQRVRHALALAESAYAQYQTEGRQPDAATGKDWQAAMMNGHHVLWGGRRPPGAPPGPREEAVVREYGAWVAAGLRRAAAAADPVHEAGATDPGPAGPAPRRPGPEDAPPVFYTAMAWLDALAADLELLDRGDAAGPGGGPGGGPVASGRA, translated from the coding sequence GTGCGCGCCGCCCTGAAGGAGCTCCGTACCGGCACCGGCCCCCTGCCGACGGCCGCCCGGCGGGCCGTCCGGGTCACCCTCGCCGCCGGCCTCGGCTTCTACGCGTTCCTGTACGGGCTGGACCGGCCCGTCGAGGCCACCTACGCGCTCTTCGCCGCCGTCGCGCTGGCCGGACTCTCCCGGATACCGGGCAGCGGAAGGCTCCGGGCCCGGGTGGTCGCCCGCGTGCTCCCCGCCGCCTGCGCGCTGGTGGTCCTGGGCACCTACCTGTCCGTGCGGACCTGGGCGGCCGTGGCGGGCATGCTCGTCATCGGCTTCTGCGTGGCCTTCTCCTCGGCGGCGGGACCCCGCCTGGGGGGCGCCGCGCCGGGGCTCCAATTGCTGTACATCCTGCCCAGCTTCCCGCCGTACGCCCCCGACACCCTGGGGCAGCGCCTGACGGGCACCGTCGTCGGGGTCCTGCTGCTGATCGTCGCCGAGGCCACCGTGCTGCCCGACCCGGCCGTCCCCGGCTACCGTGACCTGGCCGCGGCGGCCGCCTCCGAGGCGGCCCGGTGCGCCGAGGTGCTGGAGCGGCCGCCGCACGCGCTCCCCGCCGCGGATATCGCCCGCGCCGCGGAGCGGTCGCAGGCCCTGCGGCCGTCGCGGGTCGATGAGGCGCACCGGCCCGCGGGGCCCGGCGTACGGGAACGCGCGCTGGCCCACACCGGACTGGCGGCCCGCACCCTGCTGGCCCGGCTCCGGTCCCTGCCCCCGCCGGAGCCGGGCAGCCAGGGCGGAGCGCGGGGCGGGCTGGACCTCGTACAGGCCGTGCGCGAGTCGGCCGCCGGGACCGCCGGGCTGCTCGGGTCGGGGACCCCGCCCGCGACGGACTCCACCCGGCTGCGGGACCTGCAGGTCTCCCTGGCCCGGACCCCCGTGACGGGGCCCGGGCCCGGATTCCGCAACGCCGCCCTGGTCGAGCTGGCGGACGCCGCGCTCGTGCTGCGCGGCGCCGCCGGGATAGCCGTACGGGGGCGTGCGGGGGCCGTGGACGCGGCCGGGCCGGGGGTGGGGTCCGTCGCCGGGCCCGCCGACCGGTTCTGGTACGCCGGGGAGGGGCCGGTGCTGCTCTGGTGGCGTCGGCTGGCCGGGAACTCCGGGCCCCGGTCCGTGCACTTCCAGAACGCCGTCCGGATCGGCGTGGCCCTCGCCTTCGCCCGGGCCGTCGCCGGACTGGACTCGCTGCCGCACGGCTTCTGGGCGATGCTCGCCGTCCTCAGCCTGACCCGCACCAACGCCGAGCAGACCCGGGCCACCGTCCGGCTGGCCCTGATCGGCACCCTGGTGGGCGCGGTCGCCGCCGGCGGGGTCCTCGCGCTGGCCGGGGAGGCGAGCACGGTGTACGCGATCGTGCTGCCGCCGCTGATGCTGTTCGCGTTCTGCGTCGGGCCCGTGCGCGGCGTGGGCTGGGCGCAGGCCATGTTCACCCTGGTGGTGGCCATGGCCTTCGCCCAGCTCGCCCCCACGACGTGGCAGCTGGCCGAGGTCCGGTTCCTGGACGTACTGGTCGGCAGCGCGATCGGGACGGTGTGCGGGCTGCTGGCCTGGCCGCGCGGCGCCCACGACGAACTGGGCCGCGCCGTCGCCGTGTTGCTGCACGCCGCGGCCGACGACGTCCAGGCGGCCACGGCCGCCTTCGGGCGGGCCCGCGCGGTGGAGCCCGACCAGCGGGTGCGGCACGCGCTGGCCCTGGCGGAGAGCGCGTACGCCCAGTACCAGACGGAGGGCCGGCAGCCGGACGCCGCCACGGGCAAGGACTGGCAGGCCGCCATGATGAACGGCCACCACGTCCTCTGGGGCGGCCGCAGACCGCCCGGCGCACCGCCCGGCCCGCGCGAGGAGGCGGTGGTCCGGGAGTACGGGGCCTGGGTGGCGGCCGGCCTGCGCCGTGCGGCGGCGGCCGCCGATCCCGTACACGAGGCCGGGGCCACGGACCCCGGTCCCGCCGGCCCCGCCCCGCGCCGGCCCGGGCCCGAGGATGCGCCGCCGGTGTTCTACACCGCCATGGCCTGGCTGGACGCGCTGGCCGCGGACCTGGAGCTGCTCGACCGGGGGGACGCGGCCGGGCCCGGAGGCGGGCCAGGAGGCGGGCCCGTGGCCTCCGGGCGGGCCTGA
- a CDS encoding TetR/AcrR family transcriptional regulator, translated as MEPSRTREQPRRRTPQAQRTPQAQRKSESRARLIDAAADLFARKGFHAVSAEAVAEAAGRTTGALYSHFGGKAGLLLALLEVWKERTSEELAAEIAAGDPADPSVHFSAMWGSLTRPHPEHGDSWLLLETELWLHAARGPLIGDRLAQRYTEIRAQLGEGLADWAEATGTPLTRTPEETGALVLGLLLGLAMQHRLEPAAVPDGLVVEALGAVLGLGGAH; from the coding sequence GTGGAACCGTCCCGCACGCGAGAACAACCCCGGCGTCGCACCCCGCAGGCGCAGCGCACCCCGCAGGCCCAGCGCAAGTCCGAGAGCCGCGCGCGCCTCATCGACGCGGCGGCCGACCTCTTCGCCCGCAAGGGGTTCCACGCCGTCTCCGCCGAAGCCGTCGCCGAGGCGGCCGGGCGCACCACGGGCGCGCTCTACAGCCACTTCGGCGGCAAGGCGGGCCTGCTGCTGGCGCTCCTGGAGGTCTGGAAGGAGCGCACCAGCGAGGAGCTGGCCGCCGAGATCGCGGCCGGGGACCCGGCCGACCCCTCCGTGCACTTCTCCGCGATGTGGGGCAGCCTCACCCGCCCGCACCCCGAGCACGGTGACTCCTGGCTGCTCCTGGAGACGGAGCTGTGGCTGCACGCCGCCCGCGGCCCCCTCATCGGAGACCGCCTCGCGCAGCGGTACACCGAGATCCGTGCCCAGCTCGGCGAGGGACTGGCCGACTGGGCCGAGGCGACCGGCACCCCCTTGACCCGTACGCCGGAGGAGACCGGAGCCCTCGTCCTCGGCCTCCTCCTGGGGCTCGCCATGCAGCACCGCCTCGAACCGGCCGCCGTCCCCGACGGGCTCGTCGTCGAGGCCCTCGGCGCCGTACTGGGCCTCGGCGGAGCCCACTGA
- a CDS encoding cytochrome P450, with the protein MPPTGEIDLLEDTWAREVPHAQFTRLRREDPVHWHEVPGPHAGFYAVTRHADVKAVSRDPELWSTELGSFMIRDQNPESLETLRLVLLGMDAPRHSRYRSLVSTGFTPRVVRRLAARIQERAVTLVERAVTPGRDMDFVAEVAAWLPIQTICEMVGVPEGDERLIFEWSNRMAGSQDPELSAGKHDSDLAAAEIYAYCDALAEERRARPREDILSTLVHAEVDGDRLSPDEINMFFVLLCVAGNETTRNLLSGALIALIDHPAARAELAAAPGDEALWTTATEEFLRWGGSIHNFRRTATRDTVLHGRPVAEGQKVVTYYTSANRDEEVFADPFAFDIRRAPNEHLTFGGGGPHFCLGAGLARTQIKALVRELLRHHPEVSLAGEVRRLRSDFINGIKYLPVRFG; encoded by the coding sequence GTGCCGCCCACCGGCGAGATAGACCTCCTTGAGGACACCTGGGCCCGTGAGGTCCCGCACGCCCAGTTCACCCGGCTGCGCCGGGAGGACCCGGTCCACTGGCACGAGGTGCCGGGCCCGCACGCCGGCTTCTACGCCGTCACCCGCCACGCCGACGTCAAGGCCGTCAGCCGCGACCCCGAGCTGTGGTCCACCGAACTCGGCTCGTTCATGATCCGCGACCAGAACCCGGAGTCCCTGGAGACCCTGCGCCTGGTCCTGCTGGGCATGGACGCCCCGCGCCACTCCCGGTACCGCTCGCTGGTCAGCACGGGTTTCACGCCCCGGGTCGTACGGAGGCTCGCGGCCCGGATCCAGGAGCGGGCGGTCACCCTGGTGGAGCGCGCGGTCACCCCGGGCCGGGACATGGACTTCGTCGCGGAGGTCGCGGCCTGGCTGCCGATCCAGACGATCTGCGAGATGGTCGGCGTACCCGAGGGGGACGAACGGCTGATCTTCGAGTGGAGCAACCGGATGGCCGGCTCCCAGGACCCCGAGCTCTCGGCCGGCAAGCACGACAGCGACCTCGCGGCCGCCGAGATCTACGCCTACTGCGACGCGCTGGCCGAGGAGCGGCGGGCCCGCCCCCGGGAGGACATCCTCTCGACGCTGGTGCACGCCGAGGTCGACGGGGACCGGCTGTCGCCGGACGAGATCAACATGTTCTTCGTCCTGCTCTGCGTCGCCGGGAACGAGACCACCCGCAATCTCCTCTCCGGCGCCCTGATCGCCCTGATCGACCACCCCGCGGCGCGCGCGGAACTGGCCGCGGCCCCCGGGGACGAAGCCCTGTGGACCACCGCGACGGAGGAGTTCCTGCGCTGGGGCGGCTCGATCCACAACTTCCGGCGCACCGCCACCCGCGACACCGTGCTGCACGGGCGGCCCGTGGCCGAGGGACAGAAGGTGGTCACCTACTACACCTCCGCCAACCGCGACGAGGAGGTCTTCGCCGACCCCTTCGCCTTCGACATCCGCCGCGCCCCGAACGAGCACCTCACCTTCGGGGGCGGCGGCCCCCACTTCTGCCTGGGGGCCGGGCTCGCCCGCACCCAGATCAAGGCCCTGGTCCGGGAGCTCCTGCGCCACCATCCGGAGGTCTCCCTCGCGGGGGAGGTCCGCCGCCTGCGCTCGGACTTCATCAACGGGATCAAGTACCTCCCGGTGCGGTTCGGGTAG
- a CDS encoding TMEM165/GDT1 family protein — protein sequence MALDPVAIFTAFGLIFLAELPDKTMFASLAMGTRMRPLYVWFGTSTAFIVHVAIAVGAGSLLSMLPNMAVKLTSAALFAFGAVVMMRSGADDDEADSAAKAVTGFWPVFTTAFMAVFIGEWGDLTQITTANLAATNGWLPTAIGSAAALMSVSALALIVGRFIAKRVPLKTVQRFGALCMAALAVWTLVEAFTG from the coding sequence ATGGCTCTCGACCCCGTGGCGATCTTCACCGCCTTCGGTCTGATCTTCCTTGCCGAGCTCCCCGACAAGACCATGTTCGCCTCACTGGCCATGGGCACCCGGATGCGTCCGCTGTACGTGTGGTTCGGCACCTCCACCGCGTTCATCGTGCACGTGGCCATCGCGGTCGGCGCCGGAAGTCTGCTGAGCATGCTGCCGAACATGGCCGTCAAGCTCACCTCCGCCGCCCTGTTCGCCTTCGGCGCCGTCGTCATGATGCGCTCCGGCGCCGACGACGACGAGGCGGACTCGGCGGCCAAGGCCGTCACCGGCTTCTGGCCCGTCTTCACCACCGCGTTCATGGCCGTCTTCATCGGCGAATGGGGCGACCTGACGCAGATCACCACCGCCAACCTCGCCGCCACCAACGGCTGGCTGCCCACCGCCATCGGCTCCGCGGCAGCCCTGATGTCGGTGTCCGCCCTCGCCCTGATCGTGGGCCGGTTCATCGCCAAGCGGGTCCCCCTCAAGACCGTTCAGCGCTTCGGCGCCCTGTGCATGGCCGCACTGGCCGTCTGGACGCTCGTCGAAGCCTTCACCGGCTGA
- a CDS encoding VOC family protein: MLGTDYRPGSPNWIDLGSPDIPRAAAFYRAVFGWEFHLLGPETGGYGFFQADGKTVAAVGQLDPGASSAWTVYFRTDDAEATTRGVRDGGGAVRVEPMDVMGEGWLAQCTDQQGADFAIWKPGRTPGLELTSADNALCWVELHVPDPMAALAFYGTLFGTRSREMDAPGMTYQVLSTADGDQEDAAFGGVAPLTEGESDARWVPYFAVADVDAVVSTARTSGAAVLLPGADVPDVGRIAWLADPSGAVFALLAAAPRAE, encoded by the coding sequence GTGCTCGGTACCGACTACCGCCCCGGCTCGCCCAACTGGATCGACCTCGGGAGCCCCGACATCCCCCGGGCCGCGGCCTTCTACCGGGCCGTCTTCGGCTGGGAGTTCCACCTGCTCGGACCCGAGACCGGCGGGTACGGGTTCTTCCAGGCGGACGGGAAGACCGTCGCCGCCGTGGGGCAGTTGGACCCCGGGGCCTCCTCGGCGTGGACCGTGTACTTCCGGACCGACGACGCGGAGGCCACCACCCGCGGCGTCCGCGACGGCGGGGGCGCCGTCCGCGTCGAGCCGATGGACGTCATGGGGGAGGGATGGCTCGCGCAGTGCACCGACCAGCAGGGCGCCGACTTCGCCATCTGGAAGCCGGGCCGGACACCGGGACTGGAGCTGACCTCCGCCGACAACGCGCTGTGCTGGGTCGAATTGCACGTGCCGGACCCGATGGCGGCGCTGGCCTTCTACGGAACCCTCTTCGGGACGCGCTCACGGGAGATGGACGCGCCCGGCATGACCTACCAGGTGCTCAGCACCGCCGACGGGGACCAGGAGGACGCCGCCTTCGGAGGGGTGGCGCCCCTGACGGAGGGCGAGAGCGACGCGCGCTGGGTGCCGTACTTCGCGGTCGCGGACGTGGACGCCGTGGTGAGCACCGCGCGCACCAGCGGCGCCGCGGTGCTCCTGCCGGGCGCGGACGTGCCCGACGTCGGCCGGATTGCCTGGCTGGCGGACCCGAGCGGGGCGGTGTTCGCCCTGCTCGCGGCCGCGCCGCGGGCGGAGTGA
- a CDS encoding RNA polymerase sigma-70 factor, with product MDTPPQGPDAATETFVAHRNLLFTVAYEMLGSAADAEDVLQETWLRWAGVDLDTVSDRRAYLVRITTRQALNRLRTMSRRKESYVGQWLPEPLLTTPDVAEDVELAESMSMAMMLVLETLGPTERAVFVLREVFGLDYEEIASAVDKTPAAVRQIAHRSRKHVDARRPRQAVSASEARVAVELFQRAFETGDLQGLLDVLAPEVVYMGDGGGIKHAALRPIVGALHVARLFAGMTEKAGKAGNALSFGATMVNGTPALAVHVDGEFDGVIAVRVEDTRITGLYFVRNPEKLSHVDTETTPTLR from the coding sequence GTGGACACACCCCCGCAGGGCCCCGACGCGGCGACCGAGACCTTCGTCGCCCACCGCAACCTGCTCTTCACCGTCGCCTACGAGATGCTCGGCTCGGCGGCCGACGCCGAGGACGTGCTGCAGGAGACCTGGCTGCGCTGGGCGGGCGTCGACCTCGACACGGTCAGCGACCGGCGCGCCTACCTGGTACGGATCACCACCCGCCAGGCGCTGAACCGGCTGCGCACCATGAGCCGCCGCAAGGAGTCCTACGTCGGCCAGTGGCTGCCGGAACCGCTGCTCACCACCCCGGACGTGGCCGAGGACGTGGAACTGGCCGAGAGCATGTCGATGGCGATGATGCTGGTCCTGGAGACGCTCGGGCCGACCGAGCGGGCGGTCTTCGTGCTCCGTGAGGTGTTCGGCCTCGACTACGAGGAGATCGCTTCCGCCGTCGACAAGACGCCGGCGGCCGTCCGGCAGATCGCGCACCGGTCCCGCAAGCACGTCGACGCCCGCCGCCCCCGTCAGGCGGTCTCCGCGAGCGAGGCGCGGGTGGCCGTGGAGCTGTTCCAGCGGGCGTTCGAGACCGGGGACCTGCAGGGCCTCCTCGACGTGCTCGCCCCCGAGGTCGTGTACATGGGCGACGGCGGCGGCATCAAGCACGCCGCACTGCGGCCGATCGTGGGCGCCCTCCACGTGGCCCGCCTCTTCGCCGGCATGACGGAGAAGGCGGGCAAGGCCGGCAACGCGCTCTCCTTCGGTGCCACCATGGTCAACGGCACCCCGGCCCTGGCCGTCCACGTGGACGGGGAGTTCGACGGAGTCATCGCCGTCCGCGTCGAGGACACCCGGATCACGGGCCTCTACTTCGTCCGCAACCCGGAGAAACTGTCCCACGTCGACACGGAGACCACGCCCACCCTGAGGTGA